In Phaeobacter inhibens DSM 16374, the following proteins share a genomic window:
- a CDS encoding MFS transporter has product MPKGNDKRPQQASGEGRRGMTQISMRKRIWGWWAFDWASQPYHTLLVTFVFAPFFAAVAADYYLTQGLADEAAKAQAQTVWSMCLTITGLMIGLGGPFLGALADISGRKLPWIMVFSLMYITGAWGLWFMDPGGSNLWWMLISFGFGFIGAEFALIFVNAQLPSLGNKEDVGTISGTGFAIGYLGGVIALFLMLTLFVEQADGKTLIGIDPILGLDAALREGTRAAGPLTAIWFSIFIIPYFRWVRDDAITGARGRFGDAIRSVGRAIANLRHRASLTGYLISSMLYRDALNGLYAFGGIYARLVLGWEITLIGVFGIIAVISSALFSWLGGLADRRFGPKPVITLSILILTAVCFLVVNMSREQFFGMTLAAGSGLPDTVFFACGVLIGGFGGILQAASRSLMVRHTTPENATEAFGLYGLSGRATAFLAPALIGIATTLTGSARLGIAPVILLFIIGLIVLRWVNAEGDQS; this is encoded by the coding sequence ATACCGAAAGGTAACGACAAAAGACCACAACAGGCATCGGGCGAGGGAAGACGAGGCATGACGCAGATTTCCATGCGCAAGCGCATCTGGGGCTGGTGGGCCTTTGATTGGGCCAGTCAGCCCTATCACACCCTGCTGGTGACCTTTGTCTTTGCGCCCTTCTTTGCTGCGGTTGCCGCCGATTATTACCTTACCCAAGGGCTCGCGGATGAGGCCGCAAAGGCACAGGCGCAGACCGTCTGGTCGATGTGCCTGACCATCACCGGCCTGATGATTGGCCTTGGCGGGCCGTTCTTGGGCGCGCTTGCCGATATTTCCGGGCGCAAGCTTCCGTGGATTATGGTCTTTTCGCTGATGTATATCACCGGCGCCTGGGGGCTGTGGTTCATGGATCCCGGCGGCTCGAACCTGTGGTGGATGCTCATCAGTTTTGGCTTTGGCTTTATCGGGGCCGAATTTGCACTGATCTTCGTCAATGCGCAGCTGCCCTCGCTTGGCAACAAAGAAGACGTCGGCACCATCTCCGGCACCGGATTTGCCATCGGATACCTTGGCGGGGTGATTGCGCTATTTCTGATGCTGACGCTGTTTGTTGAGCAGGCCGACGGAAAAACCCTGATCGGGATTGACCCCATTCTGGGACTGGATGCGGCGCTGCGCGAAGGCACCCGTGCCGCAGGCCCGCTGACGGCAATCTGGTTTTCTATCTTCATTATCCCCTATTTTCGCTGGGTGCGTGACGATGCCATCACCGGCGCGCGCGGGCGGTTTGGCGATGCGATCCGCTCTGTAGGGCGCGCCATCGCCAACCTGCGCCATCGTGCCAGCCTGACCGGCTATCTGATTTCATCGATGCTCTACCGTGATGCACTGAACGGGCTTTATGCTTTTGGCGGGATCTATGCGCGGTTGGTGCTGGGCTGGGAAATCACCCTGATCGGCGTCTTTGGCATTATCGCGGTGATTTCTTCGGCGCTGTTTAGTTGGCTGGGCGGCCTCGCAGATCGCCGGTTTGGCCCAAAACCCGTTATCACCCTTTCCATCCTGATCCTGACGGCCGTGTGTTTCCTGGTCGTGAACATGTCACGCGAACAGTTCTTTGGCATGACCCTCGCCGCAGGGTCCGGCCTGCCCGACACGGTTTTCTTTGCCTGCGGTGTGCTGATCGGCGGTTTTGGTGGCATCCTGCAAGCCGCCAGCCGCAGCCTCATGGTGCGACACACCACCCCTGAAAACGCCACCGAGGCGTTTGGCCTTTATGGTCTTTCGGGTCGCGCCACAGCCTTTCTGGCACCGGCCCTGATCGGAATCGCCACTACACTCACCGGCAGCGCCCGCCTCGGCATTGCACCGGTTATTCTATTGTTCATTATCGGGCTCATCGTTCTGCGCTGGGTCAATGCAGAAGGAGACCAGAGTTGA
- the arfB gene encoding alternative ribosome rescue aminoacyl-tRNA hydrolase ArfB produces MLRITDTIALQDWELTESFMRASGPGGQNVNKVSSAVELRFEAARSPALTPAVKSRLKRLAGRRWTKDGAIILQCDETRSQQRNRDLVRERLAELIRQALVVPKRRIATKPTRGSVRRRLDAKRQRSDVKATRGKIDPD; encoded by the coding sequence ATGTTGCGTATCACCGACACCATCGCCCTGCAGGACTGGGAATTGACCGAGAGCTTTATGCGCGCCTCCGGTCCCGGTGGGCAGAACGTCAACAAAGTCTCCTCAGCTGTTGAACTGCGGTTCGAGGCCGCACGCTCCCCGGCGCTGACACCTGCAGTGAAATCCCGCCTGAAACGGCTGGCGGGCCGTCGCTGGACCAAGGATGGCGCGATCATCCTGCAATGCGACGAAACCCGCTCGCAGCAGCGCAACCGCGATCTGGTGCGTGAGCGGCTGGCCGAGCTGATCCGCCAGGCCCTGGTTGTCCCCAAGCGCCGCATCGCCACCAAACCCACACGCGGCTCAGTGCGCCGCCGCCTTGATGCCAAACGCCAACGCAGTGATGTCAAAGCGACGCGCGGTAAGATCGACCCAGATTAA
- a CDS encoding YggT family protein yields MLSLFQILMLILDIVWFFIIAHVIMSWLINFQVLNLNQQFVAQVWYGLNRLLEPLYAPVRRILPNMQGLDLAPLVVLIAVYALRIILTNNIAMFY; encoded by the coding sequence ATGCTGTCGCTGTTTCAAATTCTGATGCTGATCCTGGACATCGTCTGGTTCTTCATCATTGCGCATGTGATCATGAGCTGGCTGATCAATTTTCAGGTTCTGAACCTCAATCAGCAATTTGTGGCGCAGGTCTGGTATGGTCTGAACCGCTTGCTAGAGCCGCTTTATGCTCCCGTTCGCCGTATCCTGCCGAATATGCAGGGGCTGGATCTGGCGCCGCTGGTGGTGCTGATCGCGGTTTACGCGCTGCGGATCATTCTGACCAATAATATCGCGATGTTCTACTGA
- a CDS encoding c-type cytochrome, with protein sequence MKLLTAVAALGLIAAPAFAEGDADKGEKGFNKCKSCHMVVSDSGDVIVKGGKTGPNLWGVVGRTAGTYEGYKYGKDMVAAGEAGLAWDEASFTAYTADPKAFLRDTLGDKKAKSKMSFRLKKGAEDIYAFLALHGPADAAETEAETTTEETATN encoded by the coding sequence ATGAAACTTCTGACTGCTGTAGCAGCCCTGGGCCTGATTGCGGCCCCTGCCTTTGCCGAAGGCGACGCCGACAAGGGCGAAAAGGGCTTCAATAAATGCAAATCCTGCCACATGGTTGTCTCCGATAGCGGTGACGTGATCGTCAAGGGCGGCAAGACCGGCCCGAACCTCTGGGGCGTCGTGGGCCGCACCGCCGGCACCTATGAGGGCTACAAATACGGCAAGGACATGGTCGCTGCGGGCGAAGCAGGCCTGGCCTGGGACGAAGCCTCCTTCACCGCCTATACCGCCGACCCCAAAGCCTTCCTGCGTGACACCCTCGGCGATAAGAAAGCCAAGTCCAAAATGTCTTTCCGCCTGAAGAAAGGCGCGGAAGATATCTACGCATTCCTCGCGCTGCATGGTCCTGCGGATGCTGCCGAAACCGAGGCAGAGACCACCACGGAAGAGACCGCAACCAACTGA
- the mepA gene encoding penicillin-insensitive murein endopeptidase — MKFSRYITLTALLLTACGPAGDSRSPTVAPVVSRSADTGVPAKQLFGAKRNGSAQKPAPHGSYAKGCVAGAEQLPQTGPTWQAMRLSRNRNWGHPETIDFIKDLSRVAARQSGWKGLYVGDISQPRGGPMLSGHRSHQMGLDADIWMLPAKRLDLSVAEREKISSISLRRAKGAYTNSNWTPQHHAILRAAAKDDRVARIFVFPGAKVQMCNDEKGNRDWLRKIRPWYGHHYHFHVRLKCPDGARGCVNQDPPPRGDGCDDARQWVKDILSPPPPKPRDPNAPRPKPRREHTLSDLPQQCAAVLQSN; from the coding sequence TTGAAGTTCAGTCGATACATCACCCTCACCGCCCTCCTGTTAACCGCCTGCGGTCCCGCCGGAGACAGCCGCTCGCCCACAGTGGCCCCCGTGGTCAGCCGCTCTGCCGACACGGGCGTGCCCGCCAAACAGCTGTTCGGCGCCAAGCGCAACGGTTCGGCCCAGAAACCAGCGCCGCATGGCTCCTACGCCAAGGGCTGCGTTGCCGGCGCAGAACAGCTGCCCCAGACCGGCCCCACCTGGCAGGCCATGCGCCTGTCGCGCAATCGTAACTGGGGCCACCCTGAAACCATCGACTTCATCAAGGATCTGAGCCGTGTCGCCGCCCGTCAAAGCGGCTGGAAGGGGCTCTATGTCGGCGATATCAGCCAGCCGCGCGGCGGGCCGATGCTGTCGGGTCACCGCAGCCATCAAATGGGGCTGGATGCCGATATCTGGATGCTGCCGGCCAAGCGTCTCGATCTGTCTGTGGCCGAACGCGAGAAGATCTCGTCGATCTCCCTGCGCCGGGCGAAGGGCGCTTATACCAATTCCAACTGGACCCCTCAGCATCATGCCATCCTGCGCGCCGCAGCCAAGGATGATCGCGTCGCCCGGATCTTTGTCTTCCCGGGGGCCAAGGTTCAGATGTGCAACGATGAGAAAGGCAACCGGGACTGGCTGCGTAAAATCCGGCCATGGTACGGCCACCACTATCACTTCCATGTGCGGCTGAAATGCCCTGATGGTGCCCGTGGTTGTGTCAATCAGGATCCGCCCCCCCGCGGCGATGGTTGCGACGATGCCCGCCAATGGGTCAAGGACATCCTGAGCCCGCCGCCACCGAAACCCCGCGACCCCAATGCGCCCCGGCCCAAGCCACGGCGCGAGCACACTCTATCGGATCTGCCTCAGCAATGCGCCGCCGTTCTGCAATCAAACTGA
- a CDS encoding queuosine precursor transporter yields MTRSYLPGILAMAAIVVASNILVQFLFGQWLTWGAFTYPIAFLVTDVTNRVYGTGPARKVVLAGFVVGVICSLIGTQIMGEFGPLVTLRIAIASGLAFLTAQLLDVSIFAALRNGAWWRAPLASTLIGASVDTALFFSIAFSGALVWLEPGNNVSWAAEMLPVLGTGPEAPLWVSLAVADWGVKIGLALLALIPFRLIVTRLTRPQATAN; encoded by the coding sequence ATGACACGTTCTTATCTACCTGGCATCCTTGCCATGGCCGCCATTGTCGTGGCCTCCAACATTCTGGTGCAATTCCTGTTTGGCCAGTGGCTGACATGGGGCGCCTTCACCTACCCTATCGCCTTTCTCGTGACCGATGTGACCAACCGCGTCTACGGCACCGGCCCCGCCCGCAAAGTGGTGCTGGCCGGTTTTGTCGTCGGCGTCATCTGCTCGCTGATCGGCACGCAGATCATGGGCGAATTCGGCCCTCTCGTGACCCTGCGTATCGCCATTGCCTCTGGTCTGGCCTTCCTGACGGCCCAGCTGCTGGATGTCTCGATCTTTGCCGCCCTGCGCAATGGTGCCTGGTGGCGCGCGCCGCTGGCCTCCACCCTGATTGGGGCCTCCGTCGACACTGCGCTGTTCTTCAGCATCGCGTTTTCCGGTGCTCTGGTCTGGCTGGAACCCGGCAATAACGTCAGCTGGGCCGCTGAGATGCTGCCGGTCCTTGGCACCGGTCCCGAGGCCCCGCTCTGGGTGTCGCTCGCCGTTGCGGATTGGGGCGTTAAGATCGGTCTGGCCCTCCTGGCCCTGATCCCCTTCCGCCTGATTGTGACCCGTTTGACACGACCACAGGCCACCGCAAACTGA
- a CDS encoding esterase-like activity of phytase family protein yields MRRRSAIKLSLGVATALGLALTALVVYRPVASAAQPGGAQFIAAYRWTHPAKWFGGFSALSLSPDGRQMTVVSDRATIVTARIERSPGAMQPIKAVTPTEAHKLRASDGAILRGRIVDAEGLAVARDGTLFISFEGVSRVARHRRGDSRAKVLPRPKAFRRLPLNKALEALAIDSKGHLYTLPERALTKSGNIPVWRWNGVRWDRPFVLPSRGNFLPVGADFGPDGRFYLLERNFGLIGFRSRLRRWDIGPDGITGEVTLLETGLGLHDNLEGVSIWRDQSGALRATMVSDDNFKSLQRTELVEYRLPD; encoded by the coding sequence ATGCGCCGCCGTTCTGCAATCAAACTGAGCCTCGGCGTCGCAACCGCCCTTGGACTGGCCCTGACCGCGCTGGTGGTCTATCGCCCTGTCGCTTCAGCCGCACAGCCCGGCGGGGCGCAGTTCATCGCAGCCTATCGCTGGACCCACCCGGCCAAGTGGTTTGGTGGGTTCTCCGCGCTCTCCCTGTCACCGGACGGGCGACAGATGACTGTGGTCAGCGACCGCGCCACCATCGTCACCGCCCGTATTGAGCGCAGCCCGGGTGCGATGCAGCCGATCAAGGCGGTGACCCCGACCGAGGCCCATAAGCTGCGCGCATCAGACGGCGCGATCCTGCGCGGGCGGATCGTCGATGCCGAAGGTCTCGCCGTGGCGCGTGACGGCACCCTCTTCATCTCCTTCGAAGGGGTATCGCGCGTGGCCCGCCACCGCAGGGGTGACAGCCGCGCCAAGGTCCTGCCCCGTCCCAAGGCCTTCCGCCGCCTGCCCCTGAACAAGGCGCTCGAAGCTCTGGCCATCGACAGCAAAGGCCACCTCTACACCCTGCCCGAACGCGCGCTGACCAAATCCGGCAATATCCCCGTCTGGCGCTGGAACGGTGTCCGCTGGGACCGTCCTTTCGTGCTGCCTAGCCGAGGCAATTTCCTGCCCGTGGGGGCGGATTTCGGTCCCGATGGCCGGTTTTACCTGCTGGAGCGCAACTTTGGTCTGATCGGCTTTCGCAGCCGCCTGCGACGCTGGGATATTGGTCCCGATGGCATCACCGGCGAGGTCACTCTGCTGGAAACCGGCCTCGGGCTGCACGACAATCTGGAAGGCGTGTCGATCTGGCGTGACCAAAGCGGCGCCCTGCGCGCAACCATGGTCTCAGACGACAATTTCAAATCGCTGCAACGCACAGAACTGGTGGAATACCGCCTCCCCGACTAG
- a CDS encoding P1 family peptidase, with protein sequence MQPGPLNLITDVPGLKVGNAEDRRLKSGTTVLTADQPFTAGVHVMGGAPGTRETDLLAPDKSVAQIDALVLSGGSAFGLDACSGVVAGLHAAGRGFAVGPARVPIVPGAILFDLLNGGDKGWAENPYSALGRAAYEAADRQFALGTAGAGTGALAARVKGGLGSASLVLPDGTTVGALVAANPLGSVTTPGDRHFWAAPFEIDGEFGGAGVDPASGFTAPAPSLKLASMQKLAADAEIPAEGGNTTIAIVATDAPLTKSQCQRLAIAAHDGIGRAIVPAHSPGDGDLVFAVSTGDPGAATTGGELGADLGEIGHAAALCLSRAIARAAALACPEPGDLLPCWQKS encoded by the coding sequence ATGCAACCCGGCCCCCTGAACCTGATCACCGATGTGCCCGGCCTCAAGGTCGGCAATGCCGAAGACCGGCGCTTGAAATCCGGCACCACGGTGCTGACCGCCGATCAGCCCTTCACCGCCGGGGTGCATGTGATGGGCGGCGCCCCGGGGACACGCGAAACCGACCTATTGGCGCCGGACAAATCCGTCGCCCAGATTGACGCGCTGGTGCTATCTGGCGGTTCGGCCTTCGGGCTTGATGCTTGCTCCGGCGTGGTGGCCGGATTGCACGCCGCTGGGCGCGGCTTTGCCGTGGGGCCAGCGCGGGTGCCTATCGTGCCGGGCGCCATCCTCTTTGATCTCCTGAACGGCGGTGACAAGGGGTGGGCAGAGAACCCTTATTCTGCCCTCGGCCGTGCCGCCTATGAGGCCGCAGACCGCCAGTTCGCCCTCGGCACCGCCGGGGCGGGCACCGGCGCCCTGGCCGCACGGGTGAAGGGCGGGCTTGGGTCGGCCTCCCTTGTGCTGCCGGATGGCACCACCGTGGGCGCCTTGGTGGCGGCCAATCCGCTTGGCTCTGTCACCACGCCGGGGGATCGTCATTTCTGGGCCGCTCCTTTTGAGATCGACGGTGAATTTGGCGGTGCGGGTGTGGACCCGGCCTCAGGGTTCACCGCCCCTGCCCCCAGCCTGAAACTCGCCTCAATGCAGAAACTGGCCGCCGACGCAGAGATCCCAGCCGAGGGCGGCAACACCACCATTGCCATTGTCGCAACCGATGCACCTTTGACCAAATCGCAATGCCAGCGTCTCGCCATTGCCGCCCATGACGGGATCGGGCGGGCGATCGTTCCGGCCCATTCCCCTGGCGACGGCGACCTCGTCTTTGCCGTCAGCACCGGCGATCCGGGTGCGGCCACCACAGGTGGCGAACTCGGCGCTGATCTGGGCGAAATCGGCCACGCCGCAGCCCTCTGTCTCAGCCGCGCCATCGCCCGCGCCGCCGCCCTGGCCTGTCCCGAACCGGGCGACCTGCTGCCTTGCTGGCAGAAGAGTTGA
- a CDS encoding SDR family oxidoreductase has protein sequence MRLAGKCAIVTGGASGFGAGIVTKFLTEGARVMIADINADAAAAAAAASDVCETYGPDRAIAQTVDVSDRASVDQMAQAALNHFGQIDILVNNAGVSHLPTPLEDVSEEDFDRVVAVNMKSVYLTARALVPHMKSRQSGAILNVASTAGVSPRPNLNWYNASKGWMITATRTMAVELAPAGVRVNAINPVAGETPLLKTFMGEDTPEVRAKFLSTIPIGRFSTPEDMGNAACYLCSDEASMVTGVALEVDGGRCI, from the coding sequence ATGCGGCTGGCAGGGAAATGCGCCATTGTAACCGGCGGGGCCTCGGGCTTTGGTGCCGGGATCGTCACCAAATTCCTGACGGAAGGCGCGCGGGTGATGATCGCGGATATCAATGCCGATGCCGCCGCTGCGGCTGCGGCTGCGTCCGACGTCTGCGAAACCTATGGACCCGACCGGGCCATCGCCCAGACAGTCGATGTCTCTGACCGCGCCTCGGTCGATCAGATGGCGCAGGCCGCACTCAATCACTTTGGTCAGATCGATATTCTGGTGAACAACGCCGGTGTCAGTCATCTGCCCACCCCACTCGAAGATGTCAGCGAGGAGGACTTCGACCGGGTCGTTGCGGTGAATATGAAATCTGTCTACCTGACCGCCCGCGCACTGGTGCCGCATATGAAATCCCGTCAGTCCGGTGCGATCCTCAATGTGGCGTCCACCGCCGGGGTATCGCCGCGCCCGAACCTCAACTGGTACAATGCCTCCAAGGGCTGGATGATTACGGCCACCCGCACCATGGCAGTGGAACTCGCCCCCGCAGGGGTGCGCGTCAATGCCATCAACCCGGTCGCGGGCGAAACCCCGCTGCTGAAAACCTTCATGGGGGAGGACACGCCAGAGGTGCGCGCGAAATTCCTCTCCACCATCCCTATCGGCCGCTTCTCCACGCCCGAGGATATGGGGAATGCCGCCTGCTATCTCTGTTCGGATGAGGCCAGCATGGTCACCGGCGTCGCGCTTGAGGTTGACGGCGGCCGCTGCATCTGA
- a CDS encoding acyl-CoA thioesterase has translation MFPIVRLIKDLLVARRMPPLDLTDTHVSRHICWPWDLDIWMELNNGRAMTLYDLGRTMLAQRVGLIGALRNRRWGMTVAGTTVRFRRRIRGFERFEMRSRAVAWDDRFIYLEQSMWKSNGDCASHVMLRTAITDAKGIVSPQEVLKTIGRTDSAAPQMPDWIKAWCEADAGRPWPPMMSTETVVPDAPAAEDTLA, from the coding sequence ATGTTTCCCATCGTCCGCCTGATCAAGGATCTGCTGGTTGCCCGCCGGATGCCGCCGCTGGATCTGACCGACACCCATGTCTCCCGCCACATCTGCTGGCCCTGGGATCTGGATATCTGGATGGAGCTGAACAACGGTCGTGCGATGACGCTCTATGATCTGGGCCGCACCATGCTAGCCCAGCGTGTCGGTCTGATCGGCGCATTGCGCAACCGTCGCTGGGGCATGACGGTTGCGGGCACCACCGTCCGGTTCCGCCGTCGCATTCGCGGGTTCGAACGGTTTGAAATGCGCAGCAGGGCAGTGGCCTGGGACGATCGCTTCATCTACCTCGAACAATCCATGTGGAAATCCAACGGCGACTGCGCCAGCCACGTGATGCTGCGCACCGCAATCACCGACGCCAAGGGGATCGTCTCGCCGCAGGAGGTCCTGAAAACCATCGGCCGTACCGACAGCGCCGCGCCACAGATGCCCGATTGGATCAAGGCCTGGTGCGAGGCCGACGCAGGCCGTCCCTGGCCACCGATGATGTCGACAGAAACCGTGGTTCCTGATGCCCCGGCTGCTGAGGACACGCTTGCCTAA